In Mycobacterium sp. Aquia_213, the sequence AGCCCGCGAATTCGAATTCGACACCGCTGCCGGGATTGTCGGTTTTGAACTGCTGACTGAGCTGGGTGAACGCGGGCTTGAGTGAGGCCGCGGCGAACACCACGATCGAGCCCGTCGGCGACGGCGATTGACCGGGTGACGACGACGGCGTCTTCGAGCCACACGCCACCAAGCCCGCGACGAGCGTCGTGGACACCAACCCGGCCAGAATCCCGATCCGACGCATGGTCAGACCTTAACTTGCGGCTGGTTAAGAGGTGCCGACCAAAGAGTTATCGAAATTTGTCTGCGCGTCGCGGCGTCCTTAGTTTCCCCTTAGAGCTACTGTCCAGTAACATCGACGTAGATTTAGGCCATACGCGCTGAGGTCCCGGGCATTGGCCCTGTGGGTTCAACGTTGAACACGAGGAGGTCACGGCAGTGGAGGTGCTGGTCACCGGCGGCGACACGGATCTTGGGCGGACAGTAGCCGAGGGCTTTCGCGATGACGGTCACAAGGTGACCCTCGTGGGTGCGCGGCGCAGCGATCTCGAGGTCGCCGCCAAAGAGCTGGACGTCGACGCGATCGTCTGCGACACCACCAACCCGGCCAGCCTCGAAGAGGCTCGTGGGTTGTTCCCCCATCACCTGGACACCATCGTCAACGTGCCCGATAGCTGCTGGGACGACGGCGACCCTCGCACCTACTCGATATCCGACACCGCCGCCGTGTGGCACAACGCCCTCGACGCGACCGTGCTGTCGGCGGTGCTGACCGTCCAAGCGGTCGGTGACCACCTGCGCTCCGGTGGCTCCATCATCAGTGTCATACCGGAAAACCCGCCCGCGGCCAGCGTCGACGCCGCGATCAAAGCCACGCTGTCGAGCTGGGTTGCCGGACAGGCCGGCATCTTTGGCACTCGCGGCATCACGGTCAACGCCGTGGCGAGCGGGCGCAGCGCCCAGGCCGGATACGACGGCCTTTCGCGTACACCGCCTTCGGTCGCAGAAGAGGTCGCCCGGTTGGCGTTGTTCCTGACGACTCCGGCGGCCCGCCACATCACCGGCCAGACGCTGCACGTCAGCCACGGTGCGCTCGCACGTTTTGCCTAGAGCGCATTTCGCTTCATTTCCCTAGCTGCTGGCGACGGTGAGAGCCGCGGCTGCCCGGCTTGGTTCTTCAACGAGGACGACAAGCCGGCCCAGATCCCCAGTGCGCCTGGGATTCTGGTGATGGGCAACTCCAAAGTCGTTGCCCAACAGATCAAGACGAAAGTGCTCGACGTCGGCGTCGAGGGCCTGATTATTAGTCTCGCCGCGCATGGGTACACACCAGGTGTCATCACTACCGCCGCCGAGCTGTTGCGGCCACTGCTGGACATGTAACCGAGGTCGCATTCGGCGTCGGACATGACGCGAATCACGTTGCCGCGACCAGCGGCAACGTGCCGATGTGGTTGATTGCACAGGCTTACTACCTGGGTTTCGGGGCGGCCGGGTGACTACCGTTATAGCTAACTGACACCGCGCGAGACGAAGCCCCACCAGGAGCATCCAAACCAATGAGCCCTCAGCAAGAAGCTACAGCTGAACCGAAGCGACGGCACCGAGTTGTGATCATCGGGTCGGGATTCGGCGGACTCAACGCGGCAAAGAAACTCAAACGGGCCGACGTCGACATCAAGTTGATCGCCCGCACCACGCATCACTTGTTCCAGCCGTTGCTGTACCAAGTCGCCACCGGGATCATCTCCGAGGGTGAGATCGCTCCTCCGACACGGGTTGTGCTGCGCAATCAGCGCAATGTCCAGGTGCTGCTCGGCAACGTCACCCACATCGACCTGGCCAACCAAACCGTCGTCTCGGAGTTGCTCGGCCATAGCTACGAAACTCCGTACGACAGCCTGATTGTCGCCGCCGGTGCCGGTCAGTCGTACTTCGGCAACGACCACTTCGCCGAATTCGCGCCCGGTATGAAGTCGATCGATGACGCGCTCGAGTTGCGCGGCCGCATCTTGAGCGCCTTCGAACAGGCCGAGCGGTCAAGCGATCCCGAGCGCCGCAGGAAGCTGCTGACCTTCACCGTCGTCGGGGCCGGACCCACCGGCGTCGAAATGGCCGGGCAGATAGCCGAATTGGCCGAGTACACCCTGAAAGGTGCGTTCCGGCATATCGATTCGACGAAGGCTCGGGTCATACTCCTCGACGCCGCCCCGGCGGTCTTGCCGCCGATGGGCGAAAAGCTCGGTGAGCGGGCCAAAGCGCGGCTGGAGAAGATGGGCGTCGAGATCCAGCTGGGTGCGATGGTCACCGACGTGGACCGCAACGGCCTCACGGTCAAGGATTCCGATGGCACCATCCGGCGGATCGAATCCGCTTGCAAAGTCTGGTCGGCCGGTGTGCAGGCCAGCCGGTTGGGGCGCGATATCGCCGAGCAGTCGCCCGCCGAACTGGACCGGGCCGGCCGCGTCAAAGTGCTGCCCGACCTGTCGGTCCCGGGGTACCCGAACGTGTTCATCGTCGGCGACATGGCCGCCGTCGAGGGCGTGCCGGGGGTCGCGCAGGGTGCGATCCAGGGCGCCAAGTACGTGGCCAGCGCGATCAAGGCCGAACTCGCCGGGGCCGACCCCGCCGAACGTGAGCCATTCCAGTACTTCGACAAGGGTTCCATGGCCACGGTGTCGCGGTTTTCCGCGGTGGCCAAGATCGGCCCGCTGGAGTTCAGCGGTTTCATCGCCTGGCTGATCTGGCTGGTGCTGCACC encodes:
- a CDS encoding NAD(P)/FAD-dependent oxidoreductase; this encodes MSPQQEATAEPKRRHRVVIIGSGFGGLNAAKKLKRADVDIKLIARTTHHLFQPLLYQVATGIISEGEIAPPTRVVLRNQRNVQVLLGNVTHIDLANQTVVSELLGHSYETPYDSLIVAAGAGQSYFGNDHFAEFAPGMKSIDDALELRGRILSAFEQAERSSDPERRRKLLTFTVVGAGPTGVEMAGQIAELAEYTLKGAFRHIDSTKARVILLDAAPAVLPPMGEKLGERAKARLEKMGVEIQLGAMVTDVDRNGLTVKDSDGTIRRIESACKVWSAGVQASRLGRDIAEQSPAELDRAGRVKVLPDLSVPGYPNVFIVGDMAAVEGVPGVAQGAIQGAKYVASAIKAELAGADPAEREPFQYFDKGSMATVSRFSAVAKIGPLEFSGFIAWLIWLVLHLVYLVGFKTKITTLLSWTVTFLSTRRGQLTITDQQAFARTRIEQLAELAAEARESETARAAS
- a CDS encoding SDR family oxidoreductase; amino-acid sequence: MEVLVTGGDTDLGRTVAEGFRDDGHKVTLVGARRSDLEVAAKELDVDAIVCDTTNPASLEEARGLFPHHLDTIVNVPDSCWDDGDPRTYSISDTAAVWHNALDATVLSAVLTVQAVGDHLRSGGSIISVIPENPPAASVDAAIKATLSSWVAGQAGIFGTRGITVNAVASGRSAQAGYDGLSRTPPSVAEEVARLALFLTTPAARHITGQTLHVSHGALARFA